The following is a genomic window from Carassius auratus strain Wakin unplaced genomic scaffold, ASM336829v1 scaf_tig00215236, whole genome shotgun sequence.
AGCAAGCCTGCTTATGAGCCTGCTTCTCAGCTGCTTCCTATTGTCTGTCTTGGTCTGTGCTTGGGGAAAAAAGAGGAGGTGTGGGGTTCTGGAGTGGTGGAGGGGGTGTGTATGGACTGAAGGCTTGTTTTGGGAGAAATCTGGAACCAATATGCTTCAGACAATTTCAAGAAACTCTACAGCAGAGTCTTTGCTGCTACCTTGGATTGTGCCCCCTCCCTCTGGCTCTGTCATCCAATCACGAAGTACTTTGCCTTTCTGTTTCCTTTGAGCCGGCTCCACCCCTCAACCTATCCTCCTCTTAACCAATCGCTGATCAAAGTAGGTAGGGCTTTGGAAGACTTAGCCACTGGCCTTTATAAAAGACCTGACAACCAGATAGTGATTTTGAGGTTTCAAGAACTGGCCCATAGCTACATGACGTACAGAGGAGACTGAGGAGGTTTTTACGAACCCAGATGAATGGCCGTATATCTTGAGTTCGGAAAAGGCACCTTTTTGCTTTGATTCGTCTGGATTTCCATTAAAACCATTCTCAGTCCAAGGCAAAGAACCGTGCCACAAAAAAAGCGAAATAGGATAGAAGCACGGAACTGACAAGGACGACTGACCGTCATGCGAGAAGAACAGTCTTGTGGCAACTTTCCCGAGGGTGGGGTCCTACCCAGTGAAGAGGAGCAAGAACGCCGTCCCAACAAGTGCCCCGTCGTGGTTGCACCACCAGCGGGTGCTCGAAAGCGGCTGACGGGTCCCAAGAAAGAGCCTGGTGGACCCCCAACACAGGACAACAAAACGTCGCTGCAGGGTCCCTCTACGCTCACTCCCTCTTGCCCCAAGCGGCCCAAGAGAAGCTCTCCTCCTTCCTCATCGACCTCTGCGGCCTCCCTAGTGCCCACCGTGAGCTCGGTTTCACCTGTGCCCGGGCAACCGTTCGAGGACCTCCACACGCAACGAGTGATCGCTAACGTCCGGGAACGGCAGCGCACACAGTCCCTAAATGATGCTTTCGCCTCGCTGCGGAAGATCATCCCCACGTTGCCTTCAGACAAACTGAGCAAGATTCAGATCCTCAAACTGGCTTCAAGATACATCGACTTCCTCTACCAGGTTCTCCAGAGCGATGAGATGGATGCCAAGCTGGCCAGCTGTAACTACCTGGCCCACGAAAGACTGAGCTACGCCTTCTCCGTTTGGAGGATGGAGGGCGCTTGGTCCATGTCCGCCACTCACTAGACGTTCCCCGTTCCTGATCCTACTTTCCAACCCTACAGCCAACCTCTGAACTCTGAACCTACATTGTGCCCGAGAGAAACTGACTCTGACTATTAAATCTATCGCTGTCTGTATATTAGCTACAGCTTCAGCTTCACCAGAAACAGACTTTTGACTCCTGATGCCATGACCTGACCCTGCCTaaagctgacctctgacctcctaACTCCGATCTTTTCACTTTTTCTCAGAGCAAACCTCTACAGGTATGTCAGACCTCGAGtcagaaataaatgaaatcagcACTTGGATTTGGTTTAGTCTGATTTGTTGATCTGCAAGCTCGTGGTCCTCTATCACAAATAAGAAAATGATTGGCTCATTGATTATGGACTTGGAATCGTTGGGTTTATTATATACATCATAATGATCAGCGCtgaatgcataaatattaatgcatattttatatattactggGAAGCTCTGCACCCAGTTACAACAAACATCCCAAGTTTTAATTATAGAATAACGTTActtgtaataaattataattatgaggGTATTATCACTTAAGGCTTTCTTCAGGGTTTGTTGTAACTGGCTTGGGCAGCGCTGGAACAGGATCTGTTTTTGTGGCCAGACCTTTAACCAGCTGGAGTAGCTTTCGACTGCTGAACTGATGCTATTGGTCTAATGAACAGTTAACCTGTTTCAGAATCAAATTCACACGGTAAATTCAATAAAATGACACAAAAGGctgatatttaaatgaaaagtttGT
Proteins encoded in this region:
- the twist3 gene encoding twist-related protein produces the protein MREEQSCGNFPEGGVLPSEEEQERRPNKCPVVVAPPAGARKRLTGPKKEPGGPPTQDNKTSLQGPSTLTPSCPKRPKRSSPPSSSTSAASLVPTVSSVSPVPGQPFEDLHTQRVIANVRERQRTQSLNDAFASLRKIIPTLPSDKLSKIQILKLASRYIDFLYQVLQSDEMDAKLASCNYLAHERLSYAFSVWRMEGAWSMSATH